A stretch of the Schistocerca serialis cubense isolate TAMUIC-IGC-003099 chromosome 2, iqSchSeri2.2, whole genome shotgun sequence genome encodes the following:
- the LOC126458123 gene encoding mitochondrial-processing peptidase subunit beta, which translates to MATRLLRLSAVLRNKSNLTEVSKRWRSTLAAPSFEQVIINGPPTRCTTLDNGFRVATEDSGGLTATVGLWIDAGSRYETDSTNGVAHFLEHMAFKGTSKRSQTDLELEIENMGAHLNAYTSREQTVFYAKCLAEDIPKCVEILSDIILNSRLGEQEIERERDVILREMQEVETNLQEVVFDHLHATAYQGTALGRTILGPTKNIKSISRQDLSDFIKTHYKPPRMVMAGAGAIKHDDLVKLTEKNFSSLSGSYSDEIPIPTPCRFTGSEIRVRDDSIPLAHVAIAVEGCGWADADNIPLMVANTLIGAWTRTQGAGVNNSSRLAAAAAQDNLAHTFQSFNTCYKDTGLWGIYFVCDPLKCEDMMYNIQTEWMRICTEVTESEVERARNMLKTNMLLQLDGSTPVCEDIGRQMLFYNRRIPTHELIARIESVTAKNVRDVGMKYIYDHCPALAAVGPIENLPDYNRIRSSMYWLRV; encoded by the coding sequence ATGGCGACCCGTCTGCTAAGGTTGAGTGCTGTGCTACGGAACAAAAGCAATTTAACTGAAGTAAGCAAGAGATGGAGATCAACACTCGCTGCACCATCATTCGAGCAGGTAATAATAAATGGACCACCAACGCGGTGCACCACGTTGGACAACGGCTTCCGTGTTGCAACAGAAGATAGTGGTGGTTTAACCGCTACAGTCGGTTTGTGGATTGATGCGGGATCGCGTTATGAGACAGACAGTACGAATGGTGTAGCTCACTTTTTGGAGCATATGGCATTTAAAGGCACATCGAAAAGATCCCAGACGGATTTAGAACTTGAGATTGAGAATATGGGTGCCCACCTTAACGCATACACCTCCCGTGAACAAACTGTTTTTTACGCAAAGTGTCTAGCAGAGGATATTCCAAAATGTGTTGAAATACTTTCTGATATCATATTGAATTCCCGGCTGGGAGAACAAGAGATTGAGAGGGAGAGAGATGTTATTCTCCGTGAAATGCAAGAAGTGGAAACAAATTTGCAGGAAGTAGTGTTTGATCACTTACATGCAACAGCGTATCAGGGTACAGCACTGGGCAGAACAATTCTGGGCCCTACGAAAAACATCAAATCTATATCTCGCCAAGATTTATCAGACTTTATTAAAACCCATTACAAGCCCCCAAGGATGGTTATGGCTGGTGCAGGTGCAATAAAGCATGACGATTTAGTAAAATTgacggagaaaaattttagcagccTTAGTGGCTCTTACAGTGACGAAATTCCCATTCCAACTCCATGCAGGTTTACTGGCTCTGAGATCCGTGTGAGGGATGATTCAATCCCACTTGCACATGTTGCAATTGCTGTAGAGGGTTGTGGATGGGCAGacgcagacaacattccattgatgGTCGCTAATACCTTAATTGGTGCATGGACAAGAACACAAGGAGCTGGAGTCAACAATTCATCACGCTTAGCAGCAGCTGCAGCACAAGATAACCTAGCACATACTTTCCAGTCATTTAACACTTGCTACAAAGACACAGGTCTTTGGGgcatttattttgtgtgtgaccCACTGAAATGTGAAGATATGATGTACAATATTCAAACTGAATGGATGCGTATATGTACAGAAGTAACAGAGTCAGAGGTGGAACGTGCTCGTAACATGTTGAAGACAAATATGCTTTTACAGCTTGACGGGTCAACGCCTGTTTGTGAAGACATAGGAAGGCAGATGCTTTTCTATAACAGAAGGATCCCAACTCATGAATTGATTGCTAGAAttgaatctgtaacagcaaaaaaTGTAAGAGATGTTGGAATGAAGTATATATATGATCACTGCCCAGCACTGGCTGCTGTTGGACCAATTGAAAATCTCCCAGACTACAACAGAATCAGGTCATCAATGTACTGGCTGCGTGTGTAA